DNA sequence from the Lycium ferocissimum isolate CSIRO_LF1 unplaced genomic scaffold, AGI_CSIRO_Lferr_CH_V1 ctg22929, whole genome shotgun sequence genome:
TCAGCATATTGTTTCACATTCCTATGCCAGCTACTCCCTGAACAGGTCTTCTCTTCCCCAGAAATTCGCACAGCCAAGTAGAGAAGCAGAGATAAGAGAAATGTCTTAATATAGAGAAAATCGTGCAATCCGTACaaagaatatggaaatgtaTCTAGCACTCGACATTTAAAACTGTCCACCAAGAgaaaaaacaaaaccaaaaaaaaaaaaaaaaattggtaccaGTCATAAAATAACTCGTGCTACAGTGTCAAATTGAGGTACAATCTTCCAAACAATAAAACGAGCATCATAGAACTGAAGATCTGCCACAGAAAACTTACTGGGTaacaagaagaacatcaataGTTGAAGgatcaatttcatcaaaatagGGCAACGCAGACATGCCTGAGTAAGCTGGATGAATGCCACAGTCAAACtgccaaaaaaaatcaaaagtagTGAATCAGGTTCACAACTTGTGCCccaaaaaaagaatgacaaagTGTGTAGCCTACCATGATTGTTTTCCCTTTAAAAGTCATGTAAACACAGGACCGTCCCACTTCATTTCCAGCCCCTAAAGGAGTGATACTCAGTTTATCTCCTTCTCTATTAACTGCAGGACTAGGTCTCTTCAAAGACGATTGCGGTTGTCCAGTAGATGCCATTCTTACATCCAAAGGACAAAAAGTTAGATTATAAAATTCTTATCATCATGCAGgataaatacaacaacaataacaatgccTCCAGCGTAATCCCACAAGTAGAGTTTggggggagggtaggatgtacgtgGACCTTAGAGAGGTTATTTCCAacagaccctcggctcaaaagaaacatAATAGATGCAGGATTACAAGGAAAATAAGACAGCAAAATATCAAGATATAAAATAGATGAAACAACACATAATAATACACACTGAAGAGTAAGGAACTATGCAATACCTAAATAATACATGCAAgagaaatataataaaagaaattagcTGGTTAAACCATGATTCAGCTTCATTATgaccaaaaccaaaaaaagtaATAAATTCATCAAATCGTAAATGCGGGTTTAATCCCTAAACATGCAAAACAGAAAGCAAAGTGAGTTTAATC
Encoded proteins:
- the LOC132043310 gene encoding cleavage and polyadenylation specificity factor subunit 3-I-like, with the translated sequence MASTGQPQSSLKRPSPAVNREGDKLSITPLGAGNEVGRSCVYMTFKGKTIMFDCGIHPAYSGMSALPYFDEIDPSTIDVLLVTQ